In Panicum virgatum strain AP13 chromosome 5K, P.virgatum_v5, whole genome shotgun sequence, the genomic window atggcagcgGCAGGCGGAGCGCGGCTGCAGGCGCCGGAGTCGAGCGGGGCCTCCCTCTCCGCGCCGggccccctgctccctccctccctcccctgcgcgcGGCAGTCGGGGCTTGGCACGGCGGCGTCCAGTGGCCTGGGTGCCGGTGAGCCGCACCGCCCCATCTCTCCTGGCGCGCGgaggccggccgcggcgaggccctGTTCTACCGCGCGCTGTCGCCGCGGCCGGGGCGCAGCTCGCCCGCGCGaccccctccctgctcccttcgtccggcgccggcgcgaggaGGGAAGTCCATGAAGAGGAGACGGCGGCGAGATGGAGACGGCAGCAAACGACCCAACTAACGCCGTTAGTAACGGAATGGCACACAAGGGATGAAAAATTAAAACTAGTGGCATAGAAGGGATGAGCTATTTTTCAATGGCACATAAGGGATGAGTTATATTTCTTGGTGGCATAGAAGGAATTTACTCCAAAGCGAAAGGTCGCTGCCGCTCGCCTGCGCCATTGGCCATTGCCCAATCCGCCCTCCCCGCTCGAAGTAGAACACTGGCCCCAAGCCACTGCCATTTCAACTTCTTCCTGCGCGGTGCAGTGGTGCACCCGTGAGGCCATGACTAATCAAGTCGCCGAAACACCTTTTCtcagatccccccccccccctttgcgTTACTTTTCACACTCTTTTCTgagattatttttctttttcttgttgcATTACCTTTCCTCGGATCCAGTAACGTCCGATTTGTTAATCCAAAGAGAAACTAGGGGACCATTTGTTTACGTTCATTCCGCAAACTGCACGTGCAAGCCCGTCAACAATGCCGACGAACGTCTGAAAATCTTCACCATGCAATCAGCTTCTAGCGATGAGTGGCCAAAATAATACTGCTCCTATACAGTAGTGTATGTCGTCATGGCCATTAGACCATTAGTATTGTtgcgagaattcagagtcgcaGAATCTTTCTATACTGAACCCTGGTCGCGTTCGCGGCCAGGGAGATGGGCCACGTCAGCTCCGAAAAtatcggccgtcggatcgcgatccgacggccagAAATAGATAGGGACgtaaattttgtaaaaaaaaacccGAGCTTTATTAAAATGAACACAGAGTCCATCAATTTAACGGAAAACCCCTCGGACTTTGTGGAGTCTTATTTTACAAAAAAACCCCTGAACTTTTAGTAATCGTGCCATACTCcatgaattttgtaaaaaaaaccctggacTTTGTCAAAATGATTctgaagtccatcaattttatgaaaaaccccttgaacttttaagtaatcgaccggtactccgtcgacgccaaatttaccaaataaccccCGCAGTCTACCAATTTTATGAAAATCCCCCCGGACTTTTTACAGTTCAATTTCTTAAAATAAACCTGAACTGGAGGGCATATTtctgcgcggcaacgccgcgcaatGTTCTAGTGCAGTCTTTGACCGCAGGCTGTGAGAAAAATAATAGTGAAAAAGTACCCTTCTCTAGTACGTGCAGATAAATAACTGTAGATCTAGAAAGAAAAGGAATCACTTATACGAATCTCTAACTTACGAAAACACTGTGATTCCCGGGCCGTGGAGCGGGTCCACGTCGCCCGTAACCCGTTAACCGTCCGATCCACCTAACTCGCTGCCTCGACCGTCCGATGCGGCTCGGGCCGGGTCTGTCGCCCGTTATTCCACGCATCCGGGCACTCGGGAACCTTCGCGAACCCGCTCCCAGGCCGGCCTATCCcctccacggccgccgcctgcgcctccCCACACCTGCCACGCCGGCGCAGCGGGCCCCAACGCTGGCCCTCGCCCACACTGTCGTCGTCTTCCACCGCGGCCGCGACgctttgcttcgagtttcgccGACGCAACGACAACCTCCCCTACCTCTCCTACTGCGTCCTGTTTCTCGCCTGGGTCGCGGCCATCCTCCCCGTCGTCGGTCGGCTCCTCGCGCTGGCGGCGGCCCGTGGCCGTGGACCCCCTTGCGGCCGCGCCTCCTCGCACCGGGTGGCCGAGGCCAGGGCAGCGCGCCACCTCCGGCCGGCCCCCAGCCACTGGCCACCGCGAGGGGAGGGGtcgcgcgccgccaccggccaggAGATAAAGGTGAGAGAGGGGGGGAGGTGCCTCGGCCAGGGGCCAGCCCCTCgcggcagcggccgagggaCCCGCAGAGCTCGCGCCCCGTTCGCTGGCGTCGCCGCTCCGCGCCGCTTGCCCCTCCCCTGCTGCGGCGGGCGACGTTCCGTGGCAGCGCCTACCGCCTCCTCCCCGTGAAGCAAGCAGGCGACATAGCACGGCTTCCCAGCCAGGCGGCAGCGCGGGGATGGCTGGCTTGGCTTGGCGCGGCGGTCGGGGGCCCAACCTCCACGGATTcaggtttctgcaagtttgacaGCGGCCCCCCTCCCCAACCCCTCCATCGGCTCTCTCAAAATTATTCCATTTTTCTTGTAGATCAAGAGGCCGATGATTGCAGATACAACCGATGCGAGCAGGCTCCTCCACACCTACCATCTAGAGTCACGCCTAAGAGAAGAGCGGGAACAACGGAATCGTTTTATGCTTGTCTGAATCTCACGGTGAGAGGAAAAACTCATTCATTCATGTGACTAATACTGGTGGGTGCGTTtcatctttgtttttcttttttgcagatCGATTTCTACCTCCAGGCTGGGCATAGTGGATCTCTTCAGGCTGCTATCTCCATGCAGGTAATCCGTTTGATGAAATGCTTCTGAACACTAAGCATCCGCTGGCTGTGCACTACTGCGCGTGTGTGTGAGGAAAGCAGGAGCTACTGCTTTGGGCttcaaaaatttcaattttataccatgaatgtctAGCACACCTCACGAATTTGATGCATGAACCTTACGCTGGCAAGTTATAGTTCAGAGTGAGGCTTTTTAGTTTGATTTTTATGCATACTCTATTTTGATTCTATGCCATTTTGTTTAGCGTAAAAAATCACCATGATTCAGACTCTTGCAGTGTTGTATAGCATGGAGCCATGGACTATGCTAATCATGTGAAGATAGCTGTTCTAGAGTTGGCATACAACTATGGAGCCACAAAATGTAACAAAGGAAACACATATGCTCATGTCAAATTTAAATAAAGAACAATCAATCTGATCTTGGCCTTGATTTTGCATGCTTTGGGAATATGAATTCAAGAATCATTCTAACTGTTCTGCACCTTCTCCTCCTGCGCCAAACACTGTCAGAGACGCCTCCTCGTCCTCAGTAACATTGCTCACCAAATTATTGAGGATTTGGCTTGTGTTCATGCGAATTTCCTGTTGCTTCTATATTATTTTAGCATCTGCTGGGGCGACAAGCCAGCACAGAGCACATTTGGTGGCCGCCATGGCTCCTTTGGACGTGGCTTTGGAAGCCACCGGAGCAAAAGAAGAAGCCTTCTTGATGCCAGCCCCTACTACAACAAGAATTCCAGAATAACAAGAATTCCAGATGTCCGATTGTGCAGCATCTCTAACTTACGAAAACGCTGCGATTCCCGGGCCGTGGAGCGGGTCCACGTCGCCCGTAACCCGTTAACCGTCCGATCCACCTAACTCGCTACCTCGACCGTCCGATGCGGCTCGGGCCGGGTCTATCGCCCGTTATTCCACGCATCTGGGCACTCGGGAACCTTCGCGGACCCGCACCGAGGCCGGCCTATCCCCTCCacagccgccgcctgcgcctccCCACACCTGCCCCGCGGCTCGCCGCTCTCCCCCACTGGCTGGCCGAGGCCCCCCTGTGGCTGGCTCCTTGCGGCGACGGCCGAGGAACACGCAGCCGGCTCCTCCAGCAAAAAAGCAGCGAGCGCGAGGGGAGGCCCCCCCGCAGCTGACTCCTCGCGTCGGCGGCCCACGGCCACGCCACCAGCGGCTCCTCCAGCAGAGCGGCAGCAAGGTTGGGGGAGGGGACGCAGTCTCCCCTGCCTTTTTCTCTTGCCCAGATCTTCGCAAGGAACTCCGAAGGAACACCGTCGCAAGCTCTTCGCTGGGAGCCTGGTACCCAACCACCGCAAATTGTCCAGGTAATTTGTTTTCCTCTCTGCCGCCTAGCTGTTAGAGATCACTGCGGCTGCCCTCCGCTTAGTTTAATCTGTATAAATTAGTACTATTCAGTTAATGTGTAGTAATTTCGTAGCCTGACATGCAAATCGAATTTAGTGCTGCGGCCTCATCTCTGTTGTGTATCTTTGGTTAGATTTGTTCTATCCTGTAGCACTTCACTGGAAACCAATCACTAATTGTAATGCGTGTTTATCTATACTTACAATAACAATATAATAATTCAAATTTGCTTTGTACTTTCAGGAAGCCAAAAGAACAACCTATCCCGAATTAAAAAGAAATAATAGTTAACAGCTATGTAACATAAACAAGTTTGTTCTTGATGCATCATGAAAAGATAAACTGTTGAATTACTATCGGTAATCGTGTTGGTGCTGTCATTCAACTCAAACAGGACAAATGAAATATAACTTCCAAACACTCGAACTCGAAGTAGTATGCAATAGTCAACTTTGATCTTATCTTACTTGTGCTTCTGTTGTATGTTCCCTGCCACTCTTACCTCAGGCTAGGAATTATCGAGGAATTTAAGACTTCAGTCTATGTTGAAAATTATGACCAAGAGGAGGCTGAATTTCACAAGCCAACAACATATTTATCATACTTTTAAGTTTTAAGCACTTATTCTTTTAGTTAGATGCATCCATTACCAACTCTAGATGATTCATTGCCTCTGGTATAATGGCTCATACCCTATTGGATGAGGCTCACCACCTACCATGATCATTGAAGTTGTCTAAAGTATGTTGTTCAGTTATGTGCTTATCAAAATCTTTGTAAGATATCTTTCCTATATCCAGCAATGAAATGTTTGCGTAGTAGTATCTGACACTAAGAAGACAAGTCTTTTGACAGTATATTTAGGTTCCTGGAATTGTCTTTGCAAGAGGACCTGCATTGCTGTGTTGATTCTACTGAGCAGGTATAATATCATGATTTAGGGCACATAGATGATGTTCAGTTAGTAAATTCTTCCATTGACACAGCTCCTAAATTTCTAGGTTAGAGTTATTGGAAATTTTGTTTGGAACCTCCAACTGGAATGCTAGATGATGAAAAAGGTGATTTGGTTGGCACCGCAGTCTGTGAGGTTAGCAACTTTTCTTATCCTAATCTAACGAGTATTTAAGTTCAGGTATTATTTTTAGGGAATAAGTCAGGCTTGTTGGTCCTGCCTGATATTGGTTCACATTTGACATACCACAATATATCATTGTTGCTGTCATATTTCCTACTTGAACCTGCAAAGCATGATCTGTAACTGCTGACTGGTTAAAGAAAAAACTGGTAACCTTTTTTTCAGTTTGCTAACATCTGATGCAATCATGCAGCTTCTATTCCAGAAAAGAATTGTCCGAGTAGGCCGGGTAACTCAGTTTTGCCGGAGATTAGGCAACATTGAGTAGGTAATCTTTATTTGGAATCTTACATGAGCATAATTTAGTCCTCTTGAGAGGCTAGCCCTGCAAGATCGGTGCTGGACTTGGGAGCGTCGGCGACGCCACAATCTTCAGCAGTCAGTGGAGTGCGCCCTCTGCGCGCAGGAGGACGAGTCCATCGACCACCTCCTGCTTAGTTGCGTCTTTAGCAGGGAGGTTTGGTTCAGGACTCTAAACCCGCTGGGTTTGGCCGCTCTAGCTCCCTTGCCGGTAGATTCACTTGCAGATTGGTAGCTTGCAGCTCGGAAGCAGGTCCCAAAGGCGCATCGGAAAGGGTTTGACTCCCTTGTCACCCTCGTCTGCTGGTCGCTTTGGAAGGAGCGTAATAGTCGTGTCTTTGAGGGTAGATCGGAGCAGCCGTCTGT contains:
- the LOC120708464 gene encoding uncharacterized protein LOC120708464 isoform X1 gives rise to the protein MRLGPGLSPVIPRIRALGNLREPAPRPAYPLHGRRLRLPTPATPAQRAPTLALAHTVVVFHRGRDALLRVSPTQRQPPLPLLLRPVSRLGRGHPPRRRSAPRAGGGPWPWTPLRPRLLAPGGRGQGSAPPPAGPQPLATARGGVARRHRPGDKGERGGEVPRPGASPSRQRPRDPQSSRPVRWRRRSAPLAPPLLRRATFRGSAYRLLPVKQAGDIARLPSQAAARGWLAWLGAAVGGPTSTDSDQEADDCRYNRCEQAPPHLPSRVTPKRRAGTTESFYACLNLTIDFYLQAGHSGSLQAAISMQRRLLVLSNIAHQIIEDLACVHANFLLLLYYFSICWGDKPAQSTFGGRHGSFGRGFGSHRSKRRSLLDASPYYNKNSRITRIPDVRLCSISNLRKRCDSRAVERVHVARNPLTVRST
- the LOC120708464 gene encoding translation initiation factor IF-2-like isoform X4 — its product is MRLGPGLSPVIPRIRALGNLREPAPRPAYPLHGRRLRLPTPATPAQRAPTLALAHTVVVFHRGRDALLRVSPTQRQPPLPLLLRPVSRLGRGHPPRRRSAPRAGGGPWPWTPLRPRLLAPGGRGQGSAPPPAGPQPLATARGGVARRHRPGDKGERGGEVPRPGASPSRQRPRDPQSSRPVRWRRRSAPLAPPLLRRATFRGSAYRLLPVKQAGDIARLPSQAAARGWLAWLGAAVGGPTSTDSDQEADDCRYNRCEQAPPHLPSRVTPKRRAGTTESFYACLNLTIDFYLQAGHSGSLQAAISMQSVAASANIPAKLLISW
- the LOC120708464 gene encoding translation initiation factor IF-2-like isoform X6, with the translated sequence MRLGPGLSPVIPRIRALGNLREPAPRPAYPLHGRRLRLPTPATPAQRAPTLALAHTVVVFHRGRDALLRVSPTQRQPPLPLLLRPVSRLGRGHPPRRRSAPRAGGGPWPWTPLRPRLLAPGGRGQGSAPPPAGPQPLATARGGVARRHRPGDKGERGGEVPRPGASPSRQRPRDPQSSRPVRWRRRSAPLAPPLLRRATFRGSAYRLLPVKQAGDIARLPSQAAARGWLAWLGAAVGGPTSTDSDQEADDCRYNRCEQAPPHLPSRVTPKRRAGTTESFYACLNLTIDFYLQAGHSGSLQAAISMQSVAASANIPAKLLIS
- the LOC120708464 gene encoding translation initiation factor IF-2-like isoform X9, which codes for MRLGPGLSPVIPRIRALGNLREPAPRPAYPLHGRRLRLPTPATPAQRAPTLALAHTVVVFHRGRDALLRVSPTQRQPPLPLLLRPVSRLGRGHPPRRRSAPRAGGGPWPWTPLRPRLLAPGGRGQGSAPPPAGPQPLATARGGVARRHRPGDKGERGGEVPRPGASPSRQRPRDPQSSRPVRWRRRSAPLAPPLLRRATFRGSAYRLLPVKQAGDIARLPSQAAARGWLAWLGAAVGGPTSTDSDQEADDCRYNRCEQAPPHLPSRVTPKRRAGTTESFYACLNLTIDFYLQAGHSGSLQAAISMQPCGF
- the LOC120708464 gene encoding translation initiation factor IF-2-like isoform X3, coding for MRLGPGLSPVIPRIRALGNLREPAPRPAYPLHGRRLRLPTPATPAQRAPTLALAHTVVVFHRGRDALLRVSPTQRQPPLPLLLRPVSRLGRGHPPRRRSAPRAGGGPWPWTPLRPRLLAPGGRGQGSAPPPAGPQPLATARGGVARRHRPGDKGERGGEVPRPGASPSRQRPRDPQSSRPVRWRRRSAPLAPPLLRRATFRGSAYRLLPVKQAGDIARLPSQAAARGWLAWLGAAVGGPTSTDSDQEADDCRYNRCEQAPPHLPSRVTPKRRAGTTESFYACLNLTIDFYLQAGHSGSLQAAISMQHLLGRQASTEHIWWPPWLLWTWLWKPPEQKKKPS
- the LOC120708464 gene encoding translation initiation factor IF-2-like isoform X5 gives rise to the protein MRLGPGLSPVIPRIRALGNLREPAPRPAYPLHGRRLRLPTPATPAQRAPTLALAHTVVVFHRGRDALLRVSPTQRQPPLPLLLRPVSRLGRGHPPRRRSAPRAGGGPWPWTPLRPRLLAPGGRGQGSAPPPAGPQPLATARGGVARRHRPGDKGERGGEVPRPGASPSRQRPRDPQSSRPVRWRRRSAPLAPPLLRRATFRGSAYRLLPVKQAGDIARLPSQAAARGWLAWLGAAVGGPTSTDSDQEADDCRYNRCEQAPPHLPSRVTPKRRAGTTESFYACLNLTIDFYLQAGHSGSLQAAISMQEAKRTTYPELKRNNS
- the LOC120708464 gene encoding translation initiation factor IF-2-like isoform X10, with protein sequence MRLGPGLSPVIPRIRALGNLREPAPRPAYPLHGRRLRLPTPATPAQRAPTLALAHTVVVFHRGRDALLRVSPTQRQPPLPLLLRPVSRLGRGHPPRRRSAPRAGGGPWPWTPLRPRLLAPGGRGQGSAPPPAGPQPLATARGGVARRHRPGDKGERGGEVPRPGASPSRQRPRDPQSSRPVRWRRRSAPLAPPLLRRATFRGSAYRLLPVKQAGDIARLPSQAAARGWLAWLGAAVGGPTSTDSDQEADDCRYNRCEQAPPHLPSRVTPKRRAGTTESFYACLNLTIDFYLQAGHSGSLQAAISMQYI
- the LOC120708464 gene encoding translation initiation factor IF-2-like isoform X7, whose product is MRLGPGLSPVIPRIRALGNLREPAPRPAYPLHGRRLRLPTPATPAQRAPTLALAHTVVVFHRGRDALLRVSPTQRQPPLPLLLRPVSRLGRGHPPRRRSAPRAGGGPWPWTPLRPRLLAPGGRGQGSAPPPAGPQPLATARGGVARRHRPGDKGERGGEVPRPGASPSRQRPRDPQSSRPVRWRRRSAPLAPPLLRRATFRGSAYRLLPVKQAGDIARLPSQAAARGWLAWLGAAVGGPTSTDSDQEADDCRYNRCEQAPPHLPSRVTPKRRAGTTESFYACLNLTIDFYLQAGHSGSLQAAISMQCCIAWSHGLC
- the LOC120708464 gene encoding translation initiation factor IF-2-like isoform X2; its protein translation is MRLGPGLSPVIPRIRALGNLREPAPRPAYPLHGRRLRLPTPATPAQRAPTLALAHTVVVFHRGRDALLRVSPTQRQPPLPLLLRPVSRLGRGHPPRRRSAPRAGGGPWPWTPLRPRLLAPGGRGQGSAPPPAGPQPLATARGGVARRHRPGDKGERGGEVPRPGASPSRQRPRDPQSSRPVRWRRRSAPLAPPLLRRATFRGSAYRLLPVKQAGDIARLPSQAAARGWLAWLGAAVGGPTSTDSDQEADDCRYNRCEQAPPHLPSRVTPKRRAGTTESFYACLNLTIDFYLQAGHSGSLQAAISMQGTAPLPCRAQGQGNAVTISPARAMPGRYLSIWIKEVYI
- the LOC120708464 gene encoding translation initiation factor IF-2-like isoform X8 — translated: MRLGPGLSPVIPRIRALGNLREPAPRPAYPLHGRRLRLPTPATPAQRAPTLALAHTVVVFHRGRDALLRVSPTQRQPPLPLLLRPVSRLGRGHPPRRRSAPRAGGGPWPWTPLRPRLLAPGGRGQGSAPPPAGPQPLATARGGVARRHRPGDKGERGGEVPRPGASPSRQRPRDPQSSRPVRWRRRSAPLAPPLLRRATFRGSAYRLLPVKQAGDIARLPSQAAARGWLAWLGAAVGGPTSTDSDQEADDCRYNRCEQAPPHLPSRVTPKRRAGTTESFYACLNLTIDFYLQAGHSGSLQAAISMQRQPCGF